In Nevskia ramosa DSM 11499, the DNA window GGTGCACTTCGTCGATGACAATCCGGAGCGCGATCAGCTCGCCGAAACCACCTTGCGCGAGTTGGCCGAAGCAGTCGGCTTTCGCGATGTCCGCTTCCAGTACGAACCGATCGCCGCTGCGCTCGACTACGAGCGCACGCTTGATCGCGACCGTCTGGTGCTGGTCGCCGATATCGGCGGCGGCACTTCGGATTTCTCGGTAGTTCGTCTGGGACCGGAGCGTGCGCAACGCCTCGATCGCAGCGAGGATGTGCTTGCCAACGGCGGCATCCACATCGCCGGCACCGATTTCGATCAGTACCTGAGCCTGCGCTCGGCGATGACTTGCCTCGGCCTTGGCGCGCGAGGAAGAGGCGGCAAGCAGGTGCCGTCGCAGATCTATTTCGAGCTGTCGACCTGGCACCAGATCAACTTTCTGTACACGCGCAAGGCGCTGGCCAGTGCCGCGACCCTGGACATCTTCTACGACCAGGCCGTGCACCATCAGCGCTTGATGAAGGTGCTGCGCGAGCGCGAGGGGCATCGCATCGCCGGCCTCGTCGAAGACGCCAAGGTGCAGGTCGCCGAGGGTGGCAGTACGCGCCTTGACCTCGACTTCATCGAAGCGGGGCTTGGCATCGACGTCGACGGCGAACTGCTGGCGCGCGCGATCGAAGGGGCGATCGACAAGATCGTGCAGACCGCCGTCGCAACGGTCGCCGAAGCCGGCCTAGATCCGGAAGCCATCGACGCGATCTATTTCACCGGCGGCTCCACCGGCATTCGCGCCTTGCGCGCGGCACTGTCCGCTGCGTTTGCGAAAGCCGCTGCGGTCAACGGCGATCCGTTCGCCAGCGTGGCGCGCGGACTGGGTGTTTACGCCGCGCGTTTGTTCAGCGCTGGCTGAATACTTACTGCAGGCGCCGCACTAGCCTGTCGCCCATGTCCCAAGTGCCAGCGGCGGTGTAAGTCCACGAGGCGCTCATCTCGTAACCGAGCTGCCGCGAACTGAGGGTCAGCCGGCTGATGCCCGGGACCAGGGCGATCCCGCTGTCGGTGACTTTGCTGGTGGCCGCCGTGCTGCCCGTGGCGCGCGGCAATTGCACTTGCCAGGCACCGATCTCGGCATCGATGCCGATCCAGTCGAGATTGCCGTCGGCAGGACCACGGGCGATGAAGTTGCCACGTGGAATCGCCAGGCGGCGGATCCAGTCCATCAGCTCGGTGCGGCCTTCGCCGTTGGCAACGAGCGTGCTGCCGGCACCGGTGGAGACGGCGCTTGCCGCAGCAGCGGCAGTGGCAGGCAACGGGGCCGCAGCGGCTGCCAGCGGAACTGCAGTATCGAACTTCACCGCGGTACCGCGTGCCACGTAGCTTTCCCAGCAACGGCTGGCCCAGCGGTTCTTTTCGTCCTTGGCGTGGCTTTCTTCGATGATGCCGTTGGCGCCCTTTTCCAGTGCCGCAAACTGCAGACGCTTGATCGCATCTTCGGGACTGGCCGAATCGGCGAACTCCCAGAACTGGCAGGAATGCGCTTCCACCGAGCCGATCACCACCGCCGAGGCCGGCGGTACAGTGCCGCCGGCCGGGAACACCGTGATGCGAGCTGCTGCATCGAGTTCGGCCTGAGGCTTGTGATCGAGCCCGCGCTGCGGCACCAGCGGCGCGCAGGCAGTGACGAGGCTGGTGCCGATCAGGGCTGCAATCAGGCGAGTGCTGCAATAAGACATACCTTCCTCCGGCGAGCGCGCTGCTGTCAGCCGAGGTGATTCAGGGCCGCTGCATCGGGGATGCACGTGGTATGCCAAATGCCGGTTTAGCGGCGGCGGCAGCCGTCGATTGCGCTTGCTGAAGTCCCCTATGATCGGACCGCGATCGGCGGCGACAGACCGTCTGCGAATCGAGCGAGAGGAGGACGCGTGACAGGTGCTGCGATCGGTCGGACCGAGCCGGAAATCTACGTTTACGGCGCCGGCAGCGTCGGCTGTTATCTCGGTGGTCGCCTGCTGGCCACTGGCGCGCGCCTGCACTTCGTCGGCCGCGCGCGCATCCGCGACGAGCTTGCGCAGCACGGTTTGCTGAGTACCGATCTGCATGGTGCCGAGCACCGGGTGGCGCCCGGAATCGCCCGCTTCAGTGTCGATCCCGATGCAGTCCACACGGCTGACGTCGTGCTGGTCACGGTGAAGTCGGCGGCGACTGTGCAGGCCGCGCAGGAACTGGCGACACGACTGAAGCCCGGCGCGCTGGTGATCAGCTTCCAGAACGGCATCGGCAACGCGGAAGTCCTTCGAGCGCATTTGCCTGCAGTGACCGTGCTCGCCGGCATGGTGCCGTTCAATGTGCTGGCGCGCGGGCAGGGCCGTTTCCATCACGGCTCCGATGGCGCACTGGCGGTGCAGGCGCACGCCGCGCTGGCGCCGCTGCTGCCAGCGTTCGAGCGCTGCGGCTTGCCCCTGGTGCAGCATGCCGACATGCGCGCGGTGCAGTGGTCGAAATTGCTGCTGAACCTGAACAATGCGATCAATGCGCTGAGCGGTTTGCCGTTGAAGGCGGAACTGTCGCAACGCGGATTCAGGTTGTGCCTGGCCGCGGCGCAGCGCGAAACCCTGGCGGTGCTGAAGGCGGCGGATATTCCGCTGACCCGGCTGACCAAGGTCAACCCTCAGTGGCTGCCGATGCTGCTGTCGGTGCCGGATTTCCTGTTCAGCAGATTGGCGAAGCAGATGGTGGCGATCGATCCTCTGGCGCGCTCATCCACCTGGGAAGATCTCGAAGCCGGACGGACCACCGAAGTCGACTGGATCAATGGCGAAGTGGTGAAGCTCGCGGCAGCGCTGGGGCAGCGAGCGCCAATCAATGCGGCGCTGGTGGCGCTGATAAAGACGGCCGAGCGGGGTGGTCGGCGAGACTGGAAGGCGGACGAGTTATATCGGGCGATCAGCCGGAAGGCCGTAGCTTCTTCCTGACGGCGCAAGGCCGACCCGGATACGACGAAGCCCGACACTGGGCTTCAGTGCCGGGCTTCGTGATGAGGAGACGTTCTGTCAGATGCTGGTGTGGACTTAACGCGACGAACCCTGACGGGACGGCGCATTGGCGGCAGGCTGCTGGCCGGAAATCGACGGTGCATTGAGGCGAGGGTGCTGGCCGTTCTGCTGCTCGCGCTGGCGTTCGGCGGCGGCGCGCAGGGCGCGGGATGCGGCGATCGAAATCATCATGGCTTCACTCCTTGGCGGCCCGGCGCGGGATGGCCGGTGTGAGCGAAAGACTGCGCCTGTCCACCACCGCTGAAAGCCCGATCACGACGAACGCGCAGCTACAGCGAACCAGCGGCGCCTGCCGGAAATGGCCGGTAGCGCTCGCCGGATCGATGGTTCTGCCGAGCCGATTACTGCGCTGGCTGCAGGTACTCGACGAACCAGTCGCGCGCACCGGGGCCGGCAGTGGCGAAGTTGTCGATGTAGGCCGCGAAGTGGCCGCCGGGCATGGTGATCAACTTCTTCGGCTGACGCGCTTCCTCGTAAGCGGCCAGGGCCAGATCGGCAATGGTCAGAT includes these proteins:
- a CDS encoding Hsp70 family protein codes for the protein MTSYAAIDFGTSNSAVCIGTAENRSEGAHLVPLEGERETLPTAVFFNADEHHVAYGREAIGEYQAGYGGRLMRSLKSLLGSELINETTIIEGQPVAYRDIISRFLNHLKRCAEAAAGGELSHVVLGRPVHFVDDNPERDQLAETTLRELAEAVGFRDVRFQYEPIAAALDYERTLDRDRLVLVADIGGGTSDFSVVRLGPERAQRLDRSEDVLANGGIHIAGTDFDQYLSLRSAMTCLGLGARGRGGKQVPSQIYFELSTWHQINFLYTRKALASAATLDIFYDQAVHHQRLMKVLREREGHRIAGLVEDAKVQVAEGGSTRLDLDFIEAGLGIDVDGELLARAIEGAIDKIVQTAVATVAEAGLDPEAIDAIYFTGGSTGIRALRAALSAAFAKAAAVNGDPFASVARGLGVYAARLFSAG
- a CDS encoding 2-dehydropantoate 2-reductase; translated protein: MTGAAIGRTEPEIYVYGAGSVGCYLGGRLLATGARLHFVGRARIRDELAQHGLLSTDLHGAEHRVAPGIARFSVDPDAVHTADVVLVTVKSAATVQAAQELATRLKPGALVISFQNGIGNAEVLRAHLPAVTVLAGMVPFNVLARGQGRFHHGSDGALAVQAHAALAPLLPAFERCGLPLVQHADMRAVQWSKLLLNLNNAINALSGLPLKAELSQRGFRLCLAAAQRETLAVLKAADIPLTRLTKVNPQWLPMLLSVPDFLFSRLAKQMVAIDPLARSSTWEDLEAGRTTEVDWINGEVVKLAAALGQRAPINAALVALIKTAERGGRRDWKADELYRAISRKAVASS